In a single window of the Centropristis striata isolate RG_2023a ecotype Rhode Island chromosome 18, C.striata_1.0, whole genome shotgun sequence genome:
- the LOC131990733 gene encoding putative nuclease HARBI1 translates to MAAIQHILAANQQRRRARSQTVYINAYVRQHFSPLDVLSDRAVQSKYRLPREEIHRLVTLVSPHIQRVVGDGSGLSKASVSRSVAAVTPILLRHARRHIRMPTTRNEVHRGFHAMAGIPRVIGVVDGTLIPIHNPSLMDPCWIGRKHYAAINTQVVVDHDGLITDIVARWPGGTHDSFVWANSAVGQKAGRGEFGRSIFLGDSGYPLRSYLVTPVTNPATPQEERFNEAHTHTRTHIERVFGRWKSRYRCVHRSSGGLRLSPVKCCRVIVVTAMLHNIAVRVGADELPPVDDDGETSEDDALNPREARAILHQAGVQTREELVNLF, encoded by the exons ATGGCTGCAATACAGCATATTCTCGCTGCGAACCAACAGCGTCGCCGTGCGCGAAGCCAGACGGTTTATATAAACGCTTATGTGCGTCAGCACTTCTCCCCACTCGACGTGCTGTCGGACCGGGCTGTCCAGTCCAAGTACCGGCTTCCTCGTGAGGAGATCCACCGCCTCGTCACGCTCGTGTCACcacacatccagagg gtggtgggggacggcAGCGGCCTCAGCAAGGCATCGGTTTCACGGAGTGTGGCAGCCGTGACACCGATCCTCCTGCGCCATGCCCGGAGACACATCAGGATGCCCACCACGCGGAACGAGGTCCACCGTGGATTTCACGCCATGGCTGGGATCCCCCGGGTGATTGGTGTCGTGGATGGCACATTGATCCCAATCCACAATCCCTCCCTGATGGATCCGTGCTGGATTGGGAGGAAACATTACGCTGCCATCAACACTCAGGTGGTGGTGGACCACGATGGCCTCATCACCGACATCGTTGCCAGATGGCCAGGAGGCACACACGACAGCTTCGTGTGGGCCAACTCAGCTGTGGGGCAGAAGGCTGGCAGAGGAGAGTTCGGCAGGAGCATCTTCCTCGGAGACAGTGGCTACCCTCTCCGGAGTTACCTCGTGACACCGGTAACCAACCCAGCAACACCACAGGAGGAGAGGTTCAATgaggcccacacacacaccaggaccCACATTGAACGGGTGTTTGGCAGGTGGAAGTCCCGTTACCGATGTGTCCACCGTTCGTCAGGGGGACTGCGCTTGTCACCTGTGAAATGTTGCCGCGTGATTGTTGTCACCGCCATGCTGCACAACATAGCAGTGCGCGTTGGAGCAGATGAGCTGCCTCCTGTGGATGACGATGGGGAAACATCGGAAGACGACGCCCTCAACCCCCGCGAAGCCCGAGCAATACTCCACCAAGCTGGTGTCCAGACTAGAGAGGAGCTTGTGAATCTCTTTTGA
- the LOC131990732 gene encoding uncharacterized protein LOC131990732 — MRRINMLYLILVLQFTAAVTGQKDLYLTVGVGDDVTLSCESLIEDQNNCESTTWIFSESTNTAVDLISRGQLGKSAGAKSDRLSVSEKCSLVIKKITEKDAGLYGCRQIRSGQIQDSSVTLSVVTMTEEKNTVDDEVKFRCSLSIYDRCPRTVKWLFQGQAVDKNNPQLKTSQSDCSASVTFPTSHFGYTSRYNSFKCEVTDGNTREVKLFSFSPPQSSGENMLSCVK, encoded by the exons ATGAGACGGATCAACATGTTATATCTGATTCTGGTGCTTCAGTTTACAG CAGCTGTAACTGGACAGAAGGACCTCTACTTGACTGTCGGAGTTGGAGATGACGTCACTTTGTCTTGTGAAAGTCTGATAGAGGATCAGAATAACTGTGAGAGCACTACATGGATCTTTAGTGAATCAACAAACACAGCAGTAGATCTGATCTCACGTGGCCAACTTGGTAAAAGTGCTGGAGctaaatcagacagactgagtgtCTCAGAGAAatgttctctggttataaagaAGATCACAGAGAAGGATGCTGGTCTTTATGGCTGCAGACAGATCAGATCAGGACAAATTCAAGACTCTTCAGTTACCCTGTCAGTTGTTACCA tGACTGAAGAGAAAAACACTGTTGATGATGAGGTGAAGTTTAGATGCTCCTTGTCGATATATGATCGATGTCCACGAACAGTAAAGTGGCTGTTTCAGGGTCAAGCTGTGGATAAAAACAACCCACAACTGAAGACATCACAGTCTGACTGCTCCGCCTCTGTAACCTTTCCTACTTCTCACTTTGGTTACACATCAAGGTATAACTCTTTTAAGTGTGAAGTGACTGATGGTAACACTCGTGAGGTGAAGCTGTTTTCCTTCAgccctcctcagtcctcaggtgaGAACATGCTGAGCTGTGTAAAGTGA